One Globicephala melas chromosome 17, mGloMel1.2, whole genome shotgun sequence DNA window includes the following coding sequences:
- the LOC115843367 gene encoding uncharacterized protein, protein MVAGGAGTQAADRFRKCQPLPRLHPLREPARQALQPAGHEVTRPSILRAAHAKPLLIRSRSGLFSSRDWSTLRRRGAQGRSFLSPTWPSQALPATRARLSELLPPQTSHATSAADAEAGMRATGPRSSQRGSGLGLRPEISALWRPDDVCHTGGARAGAWEWGSEPGALNLSSLPATHKVGKVFLWGNFLSAASHSVSGPSHPGGISPGPIGASSGSRQTPDRGSGVGVAAAISCAESPLRTCGGDLLGLRASQPGESDRD, encoded by the exons ATGGTAGCGGGTGGCGCGGGCACTCAAGCAGCCGATCGATTCCGGAAGTGCCAGCCGCTCCCGCGGCTCCACCCCCTGCGCGAGCCGGCTCGGCAGGCACTACAGCCTGCCGGACATGAGGTCACGAGGCCGTCCATTCTCCGCGCAGCGCACGCCAAGCCGCTGCTTATCCGGAGCCGGAGCGGACTCTTCTCTTCTAGAGACTGGTCAACTCTGCGGCGGCGGGGCGCACAGGGGAGGAGCTTCCTCTCTCCAACCTGGCCCTCCCAGGCGCTGCCAGCCACCCGAGCCCGCCTTTCggagctcctccctccccagactTCTCACGCGACGTCAGCGGCGGATGCCGAGGCGGGGATGAGGGCCACTGGCCCGCGATCCTCCCAGCGAGGCTCCGGCCTCGGCCTCAGGCCCGAGATCTCCGCCTTGTGGCGACCAGACGACGTGTGCCACACCGGCGGGGCTCGGGCGGGGGCTTGGGAGTGGGGAAGTGAGCCAGGGGCGCTCAATTTGTCTTCTCTCCCCGCAACCCACAAGGTTGGAAAGGTTTTCTTGTGGGGAAATTTCCTCTCCGCAGCTTCACACTCAGTCAGCGGACCCTCCCACCCAGGAGGAATCTCCCCTGGTCCCATCGGCGCGTCTTCCGGGAGTCGCCAAACACCAGACAGAGGTAGCGGGGTGGGTGTGGCAGCTGCCATTTCCTGCGCGGAAAGCCCTTTGAGGACGTGCGGTGGTGACTTACTAGGGCTCCGCGCTTCTCAGCCCGGTGAATCAG ACAGAGATTGA